The proteins below come from a single Xyrauchen texanus isolate HMW12.3.18 chromosome 1, RBS_HiC_50CHRs, whole genome shotgun sequence genomic window:
- the si:dkey-111f13.5 gene encoding centrosomal protein of 55 kDa → MWDMRSLEKMVNRTTLSTQRALHQHILELGEQLCPWSSLNTKTEESLKTPRDSVHSMQPLIGGKQHDAPTMEQFKVFAEEEKRTASRLQEESLRAQFQEALRARDRLEAEGRVELQVELQAKFRAHVEVLQAQMEREKIQAVEEACRKLKKQLQKEAEEARESTVQTIREETQECVRKCVQEAERRVHEECEMKAEKDKRLLQERHEEEISELQNRQQQLQDCLEEVCRERIQYETEFKNVQASYRLFVDLTESSLHSDYLLKLRRLGKEPGLTETATQTDEITT, encoded by the exons AACTAGGAGAACAGTTGTGTCCGTGGTCATCTCTGAACACTAAAACAGAGGAGTCCCTGAAAACGCCTCGAGACTCGGTCCATTCCATGCAGCCTTTGATTGGAGGAAAACAGCATGATGCCCCCACCATGGAGCAATTCAAAGTGTTTGCAGAGGAGGAGAAACGTACTGCCTCTAGACTCCAAGAGGAG AGTCTGCGGGCCCAGTTTCAAGAGGCGCTTCGAGCGAGGGATAGGCTAGAGGCTGAAGGGAGGGTAGAGCTCCAGGTAGAACTGCAGGCCAAGTTCAGAGCTCATGTTGAAGTACTACAGGCTCAGATGGAGAGGGAGAAGATCCAGGCTGTAGAGGAGGCCTGCAGAAAGCTGAAAAAACAGCTGCAGAAAGAGGCAGAGGAGGCCAGAGAGAGTACTGTACAGACTATACGAGAAGAAACCCAG GAGTGTGTAAGAAAGTGTGTGCAGGAGGCCGAGAGACGTGTGCACGAGGAGTGTGAGATGAAGGCAGAAAAAGATAAGAGATTGCTACAGGAGAGACATGAAGAGGAGATATCTGAACTGCAAAACAg gcAACAGCAGCTGCAAGACTGTCTGGAGGAGGTCTGCAGGGAGCGCATTCAGTATGAAACAGAGTTTAAG AATGTGCAGGCCAGCTACAGACTGTTTGTGGACCTAACTGAATCCTCCCTGCACTCCGATTACCTCTTAAAACTTCGCAGACTGGGGAAAGAGCCGGGGCTCACGGAAACTGCGACGCAGACTGATGAGATCACCACTTAA